A single genomic interval of Spinacia oleracea cultivar Varoflay chromosome 6, BTI_SOV_V1, whole genome shotgun sequence harbors:
- the LOC130462881 gene encoding F-box protein CPR1-like: MRLSQDYVECKRLATLCRNAQTDSRLATLPDDLFFNVLSRLPARTLFGLRCVFKEWNYVMNDFHFAKLHLKVSGKSNENLNLIIGAKNLHFVDLNLNKALQINHPLTTPAGWTEIVGSCDGLLCLSNVKKDLAIWNPLSGAYYNLPMIEAHPQKDSDFVQTVNYGFGYDSISDDYKILEKD; encoded by the exons ATGAG GCTCAGTCAGGATTATGTAGAGTGTAAGAGGTTGGCAACACTTTGCAGAAATGCGCAAACAGATAGTCGGTTGGCGACACTCCCTGATgatctattttttaatgtatTATCTCGTCTCCCTGCTAGGACACTTTTTGGATTAAGATGTGTGTTTAAGGAATGGAattatgttatgaatgattttcATTTTGCTAAACTACATCTTAAGGTGTCCGGAAAAAGCAATGAGAACTTGAATCTTATCATTGGTGCGAAAAATCTTCATTTTGTTGATCTGAATCTGAACAAAGCACTGCAGATCAATCATCCTTTAACAACTCCTGCTGGTTGGACTGAAATAGTAGGCTCGTGTGATGGCTTACTCTGCTTATCTAACGTAAAAAAAGACCTTGCCATTTGGAATCCGCTGTCTGGAGCTTATTATAACCTACCTATGATTGAAGCACATCCCCAAAAGGATTCAGATTTTGTCCAAACAGTCAATTACGGGTTTGGGTATGATTCTATTAGTGATGACTACAAG ATATTGGAGAAAGATTGA
- the LOC130462593 gene encoding F-box protein CPR1-like, whose protein sequence is MEICTGLHAKDMIWLLLLIFIMSFDLGLENCRKVEQPEYGDIHFDMTLGLIGGSLCIICTYRERGADIWMMSDNIQWCKIISLTELRPIHHYDLIKPLIYSRNGSEILLELDNERFIWYNLQKKLVREVNIRQLPTELFGTEVFCGSLLDPEYIGAKMILAALPVKVQCYIFSQLPVKTLGQAQCVCKTWYNFINGPEFYKMHLEVLKKCDDSGLLLILKGERFLSVKAQLLDKAIEINHPLLSNKEYTDIVGSCNGLICLCNNQNQNFALWNPCTGKHEKVPHPDFHVKNFLTHGFGYDSTTDDYKVVSILQQHNRLKGGTVDTEVEVYSMKTRSRKLIQQFSYLVCNPCNGIFANGALHWVARQSPNLYSGSDLVIAFDLGVEKCRVVKQPNYVDTNFHMSLGLLGGNLCILCHYPKESFDLWVMADYQTESWTKLVSISQPNVIRCFEYMKPLAYSKDGSEVLFEQDNEKLFWYNLRKKTVEYVNITGVPKSFDSVMCSSSLVPFGNGTRKYEVIHGEPTMHPKPK, encoded by the coding sequence ATGGAAATTTGCACTGGGTTGCACGCCAAAGACATGATCTGGTTATTacttcttatttttattatgtCTTTTGACCTGGGGCTCGAAAATTGCAGAAAAGTGGAACAACCAGAATACGGTGACATCCACTTCGACATGACCTTGGGGCTCATAGGTGGATCCCTGTGTATCATTTGCACGTATCGAGAACGTGGTGCTGATATTTGGATGATGAGTGATAATATTCAATGGTGCAAGATTATTTCACTTACTGAGCTAAGACCAATTCATCACTATGATTTGATTAAACCACTGATATACTCGAGGAATGGAAGTGAAATTCTTTTGGAATTAGATAATGAGAGGTTCATCTGGTATAACCTTCAAAAGAAATTAGTTAGGGAGGTAAATATACGTCAATTACCAACAGAACTGTTTGGAACAGAAGTCTTTTGTGGAAGTTTACTAGATCCAGAATACATTGGTGCCAAGATGATCTTAGCAGCCCTTCCTGTGAAGGTGCAGTGTTATATCTTTTCTCAGCTTCCTGTTAAGACCCTTGGGCAGGCTCAATGTGTTTGCAAGACATGGTACAATTTCATCAATGGACCAGAGTTTTATAAGATGCATCTTGAAGTTCTGAAGAAGTGTGACgacagtggcttgttgctcaTTCTTAAAGGGGAAAGGTTTTTATCAGTGAAGGCTCAGCTGCTTGATAAAGCCATTGAGATCAATCACCCACTTTTAAGTAATAAAGAATATACTGATATTGTGGGCAGCTGTAATGGCTTGATCTGTTTGTGTAACAACCAGAACCAGAACTTTGCTCTGTGGAACCCATGCACTGGCAAACATGAAAAAGTACCTCACCCTGATTTTCATGTCAAGAATTTCTTAACTCATGGATTTGGCTATGATTCTACTACTGATGACTACAAGGTAGTGTCTATTTTGCAACAGCACAACCGGCTCAAAGGTGGAACAGTTGATACTGAAGTTGAAGTTTACAGTATGAAAACGAGAAGCAGGAAACTGATACAGCAATTTTCTTACTTGGTTTGCAATCCATGCAATGGGATATTTGCAAATGGTGCTTTGCATTGGGTGGCACGTCAAAGCCCCAATTTGTACAGTGGCTCAGATCTGGTCATAGCTTTTGATCTTGGAGTGGAGAAATGCAGGGTTGTTAAACAGCCAAATTATGTTGACACAAATTTCCACATGAGTCTTGGTCTACTAGGAGGTAATCTTTGTATTCTGTGCCATTACCCTAAAGAAAGCTTTGATTTGTGGGTGATGGCTGACTATCAGACAGAGTCATGGACAAAACTGGTGTCCATCTCGCAACCCAATGTAATCAGATGTTTTGAGTACATGAAGCCATTAGCATATTCAAAGGATGGTTCTGAAGTCCTTTTTGAGCAAGATAATGAAAAGCTGTTCTGGTATAACTTGAGGAAGAAGACAGTTGAGTATGTAAATATAACTGGAGTGCCAAAGTCATTTGATAGTGTAATGTGTTCAAGTAGTCTTGTTCCGTTTGGCAATGGTACGAGGAAGTACGAGGTTATCCATGGGGAACCAACCATGCACCCTAAGCCTAAGTAG